The genomic interval TAATAACACCTACCTCATTGACAAGTGCGGCAAGCAAGTAAAAACATGGGCGAGCACTTACAAGCCCGGGCAATCTTGTTATATTTTACCAGACGGAACTTTATTGCGTACAGGAAATGCTAATAACAGCACATTTACTGCTGGGGGCAAAGGAGGCATTATTCAAAAAATAGACTGGAATGGAAATGTAACCTGGACTTATTCTGTTTCTGATGCTACGAAATGCCAGCATCATGATATAAAAGCATTGCCAAATGGAAATGTGTTAATAATTGCATGGGAATCTAAAACAAATACACAAGCAATTTCACAAGGAAGAAATCCTGCTTTAGTTCCTGCAACATTATGGAGTGAGCAGATTTTGGAGATACAACCGGTAGGTGCAACTGCTGGAAATGTAGTTTGGGAATGGCATTTATGGGATCATCTTATACAGGATTTTGACAATACAAAACCAAATTATGGAATTGTAAATTCTAATCCGCAATTAATAAACTTGAACTATAAAGCAAGTACAACAAATTCTGATTGGATACACTTAAATTCCATTGACTATAATCCATCATTAGACCAGATACTATTAAGTTCTCATTCCTTTAATGAAGTTTGGATTATTGACCACAGTACCACCAAAACGGAAGCAGCAAGTCATTCTGGCGGCAACTCAGAGAAAGGGGGTGATATATTGTATCGCTGGGGAAATCCAATGACATACAATATTGGCTCCACTAGCCAATTTTTCGGCCAGCATAATGCATTATGGATTGAAAGCGGATTGCCAAACCAAAATCAAATATTGGTTTATAATAATGGTAATGGTAGACCGGGTGGAAATTATTCTACCATTGAAATTATCAATCCACCCGTTACGGGCTATAATTACACTTCCACATTACCCTATTTACCTGCATCCCCTTCCTGGATTTACAACGCTGCAAATCCGAATAATTTATACTCTCAAAACATTTCGGGAGCACAACAATTATCAAATGGAAATATTCTTTTCTGTAGTGGACCCAGTGGAACATTTGTTGAAATTGATTCCATTGGAAATACACTTTGGAAATACATTAACCCTGTTGCCAACTCAGGCATCCTGATTCAAGGAGTGGCACCAACTCAAAATCCTGTTTTTAGGTGCAGTTTTTATCCTGCAACATTCATTGGATTTGCTGGACAAACTTTAACTGCTGGAAACACAATTGAAAATATAAACACAATTTCAGCTACTTGCAATTTATCAACTGGACTTATTAATAATTTAATCAAAGACGAAATTTTAATTTATCCAAATCCCGCCAATTATTATATAAATATTCAAATTCATGAACGAATTTCTGAAAAATTGAATGTTGAATTGTTTGATGTAT from Saprospiraceae bacterium carries:
- a CDS encoding aryl-sulfate sulfotransferase; its protein translation is MNTILLQIFFCLILIGQIKTQTTIGLTQHSTGSLDNGYVLFAPIGSNNTYLIDKCGKQVKTWASTYKPGQSCYILPDGTLLRTGNANNSTFTAGGKGGIIQKIDWNGNVTWTYSVSDATKCQHHDIKALPNGNVLIIAWESKTNTQAISQGRNPALVPATLWSEQILEIQPVGATAGNVVWEWHLWDHLIQDFDNTKPNYGIVNSNPQLINLNYKASTTNSDWIHLNSIDYNPSLDQILLSSHSFNEVWIIDHSTTKTEAASHSGGNSEKGGDILYRWGNPMTYNIGSTSQFFGQHNALWIESGLPNQNQILVYNNGNGRPGGNYSTIEIINPPVTGYNYTSTLPYLPASPSWIYNAANPNNLYSQNISGAQQLSNGNILFCSGPSGTFVEIDSIGNTLWKYINPVANSGILIQGVAPTQNPVFRCSFYPATFIGFAGQTLTAGNTIENINTISATCNLSTGLINNLIKDEILIYPNPANYYINIQIHERISEKLNVELFDVFGQLVQQAAINPGTSYLCLDTKTLFAGNYLIKIIGMNVLKTKHIMISK